One Aegilops tauschii subsp. strangulata cultivar AL8/78 chromosome 7, Aet v6.0, whole genome shotgun sequence genomic window carries:
- the LOC109771683 gene encoding uncharacterized protein has product MGCGFSSGASGGGGGLRPFAGVRVIHTNGYVEDFPAGEGGAPVTVARATASSPSSCRYVLCSSAHLLQPGRALFRPDDALQPGTVYFLLPHSIFQAESSAVDLACLMNRLTALARKGGGPAPSAVDALFSGDAQRRGSPEAEGQTAKPPRPAAKSCAAAAASAGPWRPRLDRIDESMGRSSMRSASTLSNRSSQD; this is encoded by the coding sequence ATGGGGTGCGGCTTCTCGTCgggggcgtcgggcggcgggggcgggctGCGGCCGTTCGCGGGGGTGCGGGTGATCCACACCAACGGCTACGTGGAGGACTTCCCCGCCGGCGAGGGCGGGGCGCCCGTCACCGTCGCGCGCGCCACGGCCTCCTCGCCCTCGTCCTGCCGCTACGTGCTGTGCTCGTCGGCGCACCTGCTGCAGCCGGGCCGCGCGCTGTTCCGGCCGGACGACGCGCTGCAGCCGGGCACCGTCTACTTCCTGCTCCCGCACTCCATCTTCCAGGCCGAGTCCTCCGCCGTGGACCTCGCCTGCCTCATGAACCGCCTCACCGCGCTCGCGCGCAAGGGCGGCGGCCCCGCGCCCAGCGCCGTCGACGCGCTCTTCTCCGGCGACGCCCAGCGCCGCGGCAGCCCCGAGGCCGAGGGCCAGACCGCCaagccgccccgccccgccgccaagagctgcgccgccgccgccgcctcagcGGGGCCGTGGCGGCCGCGGCTCGACCGGATCGACGAGTCCATGGGCCGCTCGTCCATGCGGAGCGCGTCTACCCTGAGCAACCGCAGCAGCCAGGACTAG
- the LOC109771687 gene encoding pentatricopeptide repeat-containing protein At1g11290, chloroplastic: MSASATTLRDAAAILGALSAASAAQLHAPALKLGFLPSCLHLCSSFLKSYAASGRLAFARQLFDETPRRDIPLWNTLVSACARSRQPHHALLAVSAMVGEGSRPNNLSVTSLLSACAQLRSLVHGRELHGYAVRNIPVLDLRVLNALVSMYGRCGRFAEASTVFAGMENKSVVSWTCMINACCENGRPAEALGVFNEMRLAVVKIDEVTLLAVISACTKLDCTSELGEWVEVYASENGFLENTRVANSLIHMHGKMGRVKKSCQIFDSMSVRTVVSWTAMIQALAVHGHGVAALVRFSQMLRQGFWPDEVIFLSVINACCHSRLVSEGRQLFKSMVEDYHITPWMEHYGSMVDLLCRSGMLDEAFEFVLAMPVKPDPVIWRVLTGACRDHGNMNLARKVMDHVIDMEPDHEGNYVLASNLYAANENWGRVVDVRVEMGVRKETSRCSTALSYIEVNGEENAEFFSTAQHQ, translated from the coding sequence ATGAGCGCCAGCGCCACCACCTTGCGCGACGCCGCGGCCATCCTCGGCGCCCTGTCCGCCGCCTCCGCGGCCCAGCTCCACGCGCCCGCCCTAAAGCTCGGGTTTCTCCCCTCCTGTCTCCACCTCTGCTCGTCCTTCCTCAAGTCCTACGCTGCGTCCGGCCGCCTGGCCTTCGCGCGCCAGCTGTTCGACGAAACCCCCCGCCGGGACATCCCTCTATGGAACACCCTCGTCTCCGCCTGCGCGCGCTCCCGTCAACCCCACCACGCCCTTCTCGCTGTGTCCGCCATGGTGGGCGAGGGCTCCCGGCCCAACAACCTCTCGGTCACGAGCCTCTTGTCCGCGTGCGCGCAGCTGAGGAGTCTGGTGCACGGGAGAGAGCTCCACGGGTATGCCGTGAGGAATATCCCTGTTCTTGATTTGCGCGTTCTCAATGCGCTGGTAAGCATGTACGGGAGATGCGGGCGGTTCGCTGAAGCGAGCACGGTGTTCGCCGGTATGGAGAATAAGAGCGTGGTTTCTTGGACCTGCATGATCAATGCTTGCTGCGAGAACGGACGCCCAGCAGAGGCGCTGGGGGTGTTCAACGAGATGAGGCTTGCCGTTGTCAAGATCGATGAGGTCACCCTGCTCGCAGTCATCTCAGCGTGCACAAAATTGGATTGTACGTCGGAGTTGGGGGAGTGGGTGGAGGTATATGCAAGCGAGAATGGCTTCTTGGAGAACACCCGTGTCGCGAATTCACTCATCCATATGCATGGTAAGATGGGGAGGGTGAAGAAGTCATGTCAGATATTTGACTCGATGAGTGTGAGGACTGTGGTCTCATGGACAGCCATGATACAGGCACTTGCTGTGCATGGGCATGGGGTGGCTGCCCTTGTTAGGTTTTCGCAGATGCTCAGACAAGGGTTCTGGCCTGACGAGGTTATCTTCTTAAGCGTGATCAATGCTTGTTGCCACTCCAGGCTAGTGAGTGAAGGGCGCCAGTTGTTCAAGTCTATGGTCGAAGACTATCACATCACACCATGGATGGAGCACTATGGAAGCATGGTGGACCTGTTGTGCAGATCTGGCATGTTGGACGAGGCATTTGAGTTTGTCCTGGCCATGCCTGTGAAGCCTGATCCCGTAATATGGCGTGTATTGACCGGAGCATGCCGTGATCATGGAAATATGAATTTAGCGAGGAAGGTGATGGATCATGTGATCGACATGGAGCCTGACCATGAGGGGAATTATGTGCTTGCGTCAAATTTATATGCTGCCAATGAGAACTGGGGACGTGTTGTGGATGTAAGGGTGGAGATGGGTGTGAGGAAAGAGACGTCAAGATGCAGTACTGCCCTGTCTTACATTGAAGTCAATGGTGAAGAAAATGCAgaattcttctctactgcacAGCACCAGTAA